TGTCAGTGCATTCTCTAATAATCCTCTGCCCTCATCGAGGTCACCATCGTTTATGGCTAGAATCCCCTTCACATAATCGACATAGATATCTCCTTGAGGCAGTTTGCCCAAAGTTGAAAGACACTGGGCAAAGTTTGTTTGATTCCCAGTATGAAGAGCCAAGATCGCTTTTTTTGTTTCATACAAAACATTGGGAGGGCGCCATGATTGAGCATCAATGGATCGGCTAAGCTCATCAGCTTTTGTCCATTGTTCTTCTTTTATGGCTAAATCAAAAGCTGCGGTCAAACAAGCCGGGTTGTTAGGATTCAGATCCTGAGCAGCTTCAAGGGCAGATTGAACAGCCGGTTGATCTCCGAGAGCCAAATTCGCTTGAGCTATTGTTAAGTACCTTAAGGTCTGTTCTGCCAAGGGCATCTTTGACCAGTTCGCATCACTATCTCCCAGTAATTTCCTGCATTGCTCCGAATCTCCCGTTGCCATGAGCATCAAGCCCTTCCCTAAGGAGTTAAGATTTTTTTCACTTAATGTATCCAATATCCTTTGAGCTTTGGTCAGGTTTCCCTCTCGCAAATAAAGCTCATATAACCAAAACTGATGCTGATCATCTTGATAGGATTCAAGTTTTGATTCACCGCCCTCCGTACCCATAGTCAGGTCCAGCCACAATTCGGAATCTACAATCATTGCCAGATTACGAATTGGACCACCAAACTTTTTAAACCAAATCAGTTCTTGCTGCACTTTTTCTACATCATAATTGTCTTTGGCGTGTCTTAAATGCGTTGCATGCCAAACAAAAGGACCTACTGCCACCATCAAAGCCAAAACCAAAACAAACAAAACCATCTTCTTGCGGCGATTTCTTTGTCCTCGTTTGTACCTTTTCAATAATCTTCTCCCTCGTTTCAGTTAAATCAATGCCCTTTCCAAGATGAAAAGCCTTCTCCTACTACTTCCGGCACTTCAGAAACAGCCAAAAAAGCTCGGGGATCTTGCTCACGGACAATTTGTTTTATTTGTGACAGCTCCGAACGATTGATAACACAATAAACAACTTGTTTTTCTTCCCCGGAAAAAGCACCAATCGCTTGAAAAAGTGTTACCCCACGCTCAAGTTTGGCCATAATATCTTCAGCTATTTTATAAGGCTGTGAGGTTACCACTAAGACTGACTTAGAAAGACTCAAGCCTTCTTGGACGAGATCCACAACCCTTGTGGCAATAAACATATAAATCATTGCGTACATAGCCATCTCAGGCTCAAATAAGATAGCGGCACACAGAAAAATAACGGCATCAATCCCCAGCAAAATCTGACCAACACTAAATGAGGTCTTTCTTGTTAACAAGACAGCTAAAATATCGGTTCCGCCAAGGGACCCTCTGGATCTAAAAATGATACCCATTCCTATCCCCGTCAGAACACCTCCTGAAATAGCTGCCAATAAAGTATCATGGGTTAATGCCGGGAGGTGAGTTGTTAAAGACAGAGTAGCTGAGAGAACACCTACCCCAAGGATACTAAGCACTAAAAAATTACGCCCTACGATGCGCATCCCCAGAAAAAACAGGGGCAAATTTAGCAAAAGCACTGCCCAACTAACCGGCCAATTAAATAGGTAATGGAGAATGATGGCAATCCCTGTGATCCCACCATCCGCAATATCATTGGGGATAATCAAGGTATTAATACTAATACTCACTATAGTGGATCCTAATACAATCCCTAAAAAGTACTTGATCAATTGCCAAGGAAAAAACTTTCGGAAACCTCTTAACACTTTGAACCCCTCACTCTTCTAACCCCATTCTAGTCATCCTTTAATTATACAATAGTGTCTAATAAGAGACAAACTTAAGACTTCATTTGACTTTTTAACCAGCTTCATGAACAAGTAGGTTATTAATCTTGACAAAGCGTTCATAATTAGGTAAAGTATTATAGTATCTCAATAAGCGCTCGTAGCTCAGTGGATAGAGTGACGGTTTCCGAAGCCGGAGGTCGCAGGTTCAAATCCCGCCGGGCGCACCATGACATTTCAGCCGCAATTTCTATTGTGGCTTTTTTGTTAGACTATTATACGAACGAAAGGTTGGTAATGTTATTACCAACCTTTTTTTGATTTTGATTTTGTATATTGTTTAAAGCGCGGATCCAGGGCATCACGCAATCCATCCCCCAATAGATTGTAACCTAATACTGTTAAAAAAATGGCTGTCCCCGGCCAAATAACCATCCATGAAGCATTGAAGAAATAATCTTTACTTTCCGCCAGCATCAAGCCCCAACTTGCCGCCGGCGGATGGACCCCCATTCCTAAAAAGCTCAACCCGGCTTCTGCCAAGATCACGGATCCAATATTCAGGGTCATATAGGCAATGACTGGAGCAATAGAGCTGGGCAGGATATGTTTGAATACAATTCGTGAATCTTTGGCGCCTAAGGCCCTGGCAGCCTCAATAAATAAGCTTACTTTCACGAACATGACTTGCCCGCGAACCAGTCGTGCATAATGAGTCCACCCTACAGTACCTAGAACAAGGAAAACATTCATAAAGCTTGAACCCAAAAAAGTCATAATTGCTAGGGCCAGAAGAAAAAAAGGAAAGGCTAAGAAAACATCTGTGATGCGCATGATTAAGGAGTCAATCCAACCGCCATAATATCCGGAAATTGCACCAACGACAACACCGATTACTAAAGAAATACCGGTTGCTGCCACTCCAATGGTCAACGATGTTCTCGTTCCGTAAATGATTCTGCTGAAAACATCCCGGCCAAGAATATCCGTTCCCATTAAGTGAGCCCAACTGGGTTTTTGCAATGATTCGTTCAGGGCAATTTGCAGGGGATCATAGGGTGCAATTGCCTGAGCAAATAGGGCGATAAAAACAAAAGAAACAACCAAAATGAACCCTAGTAAGGTTAAGTTTTTTGTTGCTTTTATGCGAAACACTTTTGGTCCTCCCTTTGCTCATTCATATCGAATCCGCGGATCCAAAAATACATATAAAATATCCACGATTAAGTTCACCACGACAAAAACCAGGGCCAGAAATAAGGTGACGCCCTGGACCACAGGATAATCTCTTCTGGAGATCGCATTGAAAAGCATAAAGCCGACACCTGGTAAAGAAAAAATAGTTTCTGTTAAAACAGCACCGCCCATCAGAGTGGCAAAATCCGTTCCCGCTTGTGTTACTATAGGAATTAAGGCATTTCTTAAAGCGTGCTTGATTATCACAGCATGTTTTGCAAGCCCCTTAGCATAAGCTGTGCGAATATAGTCCTCCTCCAAGACCTCTAATAAGCAAGCTCGAGTTAAGCGAGCGTAAAGAGCCATAGAAGCTAACCCTAAGGCAGTTGCCGGTAAGATATAGTATTTAAGGTCAAACCCCTCTCCTCCGATTCCACTAACCGGCAAACTATGAAACACAACTCCAAATATCAGTTGCAGTATCATTCCCAGCCAAAAAGACGGCAATGAAACTCCTGTCGACACTAAAAGAGTCGTAAAGGTATCCCAGACAGTGTTTTTCATAACCGCTGACATAACTCCCAACAGTGTTCCCAAGGTTAGTGCAATAGTCAAGGCCAAAAGGGCCAGGCAAAAGGTAACTGGAATTTTTTCCAGCAACATCTGAGATACTTCTTGATGCTGTATGTATGAGCGGCCGAAATCACCGTGCAAAGTATTCCATAGATAATGAAAATACTGTCTCAGCAAGGGTTGGTCCAGTCCTAACTCTTGGCGAATGTTCTCCATGGTCTGGGGGGAAATATGTTGTCCCAAGATCATTGCAACAGGATCTCCAGGAATTAAAGACATCATCAGAAAAGTTATCATGGATATTCCCAATAAAACAGGTATTAATTGCAGAATACGCAGGATAATGTAACGTATCATCATGTTCTTCCTTCCTAAGAGACGGACCGTCTGCATCATTAAACTTCATACAATCTACATTAAATTGGAGTTTATGCAATGATATGCATAAACTCCAATTATTCAGGTAAATACCCTACTTCTTCGACAGCCAGACTGAGCGCATATCCTTTTGATCAAGGGCGCTAACCGTTAAATCATGGACATTTTTTCCAAACAAACGAAGGTATGAGTTAGTAAAGGTCCAGAGGGCCGGCTGATCTTCAACAAGCTTTTCTTGTACTTGCTTATAAATATCCATACGTTTTAAAAGGTCTGTTTCTTCTAAGCCTTGAGCAAGCAGCTTCTCCACCTCTGGGTTTGAGTAAAAGATCACGTTATTCATACCCCATTGCGACTTTGAGTAAAGAACACCCAAAAAATTATCCGGATCAGGATAATCTGCAACCCAGGAAACTCGAAACATTTGATTTTCACCGGATTGCAAAGCATTGATATAGGAACCCCATTCCATACTTTTCAACTCAATTTGGATTCCGACGTCCTTCAGCTGGGCTTGAAAAGCTTCGGCTATTTTTTGATTTTCAACATTGTAGTTGTAGGCATATTGAATGGGTGGAAGACCTTTGCCATCAGGATACCCTGCCTTGATTAAATAGTCTTTGGCTTTTTCCTTATCAAATGTTGGTGCTTTAAGATCTTTATCATAACCCGGCATTGCCGAAGGCAATGGCCCATTGGATACACTTGAAGCCCCTTCCAAAATTGTATCGACAATACTTTGGGGATCCAGGGCATACGCAATTGCTTTCCGCAAATTGACATCATCTTTAAAAGGCTCCTTGTTTAGGTTAAATCCAATAAACTGGGTTGACAAAGTTTCAGTATTGATGGTTTGGTTGGGATAATTCTTAAGCACAAATTGTCTTTGACCGGGAGGAACCATATCCACATAATCTAGATTTCCTGCCCGAAAATCATTTAAGGCTGTTGATTCATCGTTATACAGTTTATAGACCACGTTATCTACATGAGGCTTAACCCCATAATAATCGTTGAATTTTTCAATGACGATTTCTTGATCAGATTTCCACTTTACAAATTTAAAGGCTCCTGTTCCAATTAAGGTTTCAGGACTGGCGGCAGGGGTACCAAAATCTCTGCCCGCTTTTTCTGCGCACTCAATTTTATAAATACCCATGGAGGGATGCCCTAGTGAGGTAAGGAAAGCCGCATTTTTTTCATTTAAAGTAACTTCAAGGGTGTAATCATCAATCTTTTTAAGTCCCGACAGGGTGTCGGCCTCTCCACTGTTCACTTCGGCAAAACCGACAATTGGTTTTAGAGGAAAGGCTACGGGAGATAGTATGTCCTTGGCGGCTAAACGATTCCAGTCATCGATGACATCTTGAGCTTTGACACTCGTTCCATCATGAAACTTAACATTCTTGCGCAGGTGAAAGGTAATAACTTTGTCGTCTTGGGAATAATCCCAGGTTTCGGCAATGGCTGGTTTTATTTCTAAAGTTTTGGGATCATAGCGAACTAAGCCGTCATAAAGTTCTTTTCCGATTTCAATCCCGTTGATTTCTTCCAAAAAAGCCGGTTCAAGTGAAGAAGGACTTGAAATCATACCAAAACGGAAGGTTCCGCCGTCAATAGGAGTTGAACTCACTAAATTATGATCCTTTGTAGATGCTGGAGCCAAACCACAACCAGTGAGAATCAATGCAAATAAAAACAAAGCAGTAATAAAGATAGGCCAAGATCTTTTACTACTAAGCATTCCTTCTCCTCCTTGCATTATTTAGCTATAACTTCTTTGACAATGTTGTAAATTTCCTGGTGGATATCTTCTTTTTCCCTTAGCACACCATTATGTATACAATCAACTCTCGTCCATCCATAAGCTTTGCTGATACCAACTGCATTGTTATATGAGTGAAGCAAATAGTCGTAATTTCTTTCATGAATATCCTTTTCCATAATACCTTGTTGATCAGACCGCTGGTTAATAAGAATTTGGCTGTACTTAGGATGCATATCGAGGAAAATGACACAATCAGGAACCGGAAGCTTAAATTTAACGAATTCTAAATCCCATAACCATTGAAGAAAGTCTTCTCGTTCAACAGGGTCTTCTATTTTAGCTGCTTGGTGTACCATATTCGACGTGGCGTAGCGATCAGCAAGAATGATACCGCCCCTTTGATAAAAGTCTTCCCACCCTTTCTTGTAAGAAGCATATCGGTCGACAGCATAAAAAGTCGAGGCTGCATAGGGATTCACGGCATTGGGCTCATCGCCGAATTCCCCCTTCAAATACATCCTAATGAGAGCAGAAGAATCACTCTGGTAATCAGGAAATTCGACTTTTTGGACCTTAACATTGCTTGTAGAAAATTTATCAAATAATAATTTTGTTTGTGTCGCTTTTCCGCTACCATCTCCCGCTTCAATAACAATTAATTTACCTTTCAACAAAAGCCGTCTCCTTCTTTCTGGCTAAACCATCCTATTCTTTGCTTTTTACAGTCTATCAATAAAAATTCGTTTCAACAACACTTTAATAATTAATAATAATTATATATTTTTCTTGATATTCTTGGCGAAAGCAATCACCCCAGGGTAAATTAAAGCACCTTGCAAATACCTCCATAAAGGCATTTGCAAGGTGCCGTGGTCTTAATAGTGAATTATCAATCTATAATCAACTAACTTTGCTCATTACTCTCAGCTTATCTGCCAGCAGGGCAATAAACTCGGAATTAGTAGGTTTTTGACGTTCTATGTTCATGGAATAACCAAAAATTCGTTTTAAGGTATCTGTATGTCCACGTTCCCAGGCCAGCTCTATGGCGTGGCGAATTCCACGCTCAACTCTGCTGGGAGCAGTATCAAACTTTTTCGCAATACTTGGATATAATTCCTTTGTCACAGCTCCTAATAAAGAGACATCTTCAACCACCATTAGTATAGCATCTCTGATATATTGATATCCTTTGACATGAGCAGGAATACCGATCTGATGCATCATCGTAGTTACTTCAACATGGAGATTCAGTCCGCTTCCTACGGTTGTTACAATGGGCGCTGCCGAGTTATTCTGGGTAGGTGGCGCCGCCGGTATGTCTTGAGTTAGAGAACGAATTCGTTTACTTAGAATATCTAAATCAAAGGGTTTTAAAATGAAATAGTCTACACCCAGCATCATGGCTTGATGGGTAAGGGATTCCTGACCAAAGGCTGTGAGCATAATTATCTTTGGACGGGTTACCGACGTCCGTGAATTAATTCTTTCCAATACTCCTAAGCCATCGAGATTAGGCATTACCAGGTCAAGAATAATTAAGTCCGGTTCTTGGCTCTGAATTAGTTCCCAAGCTTCTAAACCATTATTTGCTACGCCAATAACGATTAAATCTTCTTGGCCTTGAAGATAGTTCTGTAGCATTTGACATAAATTTCGATTATCATCCGCGACAAGTATTTTTATTTTTTTACTCATTCTTCCATTCATCCCGCCTTAAAACGTATTCCGGTTTGCCTTTACATCGGCTTATAATTATATCTATCCGGTGACTTTATTATACGATAACCTACATGTCGAAATCGCAAATAATTAGTAAACGCTAAAAAGCAGATAAATAGCGGAAAACTCTTACGGCAAAAGGGATTATATGGTTATTTATGGAATTTTATTTTTCGCAAAATCTTCTATTATTTACCATTTAAATTAATTTAGCCCATATATTAGCGAATCACTATGAACTCCATCGAGATTTATCATGCTACCTCAATTATTTATAAATTTAAGAACTTCCCTAAATACAGGATTCTAGCTTTAATTTATAAATTTGTATTTTTATATAGATAAACGGGAATAGTAGGTATTATCTGGGGGAGAACAACTTTATGATATTTAAAAGGAGGATATCTAATGATAGCTGAAGTAGACAAAGATACTTGTATAGGTTGTGGAGCTTGTCCGGAATTCTGTCCGGAGGTTTTCAAAATGGAAGACGACGGTTTAGCAGTAGCCTATACTAACCCAGTTCCCAGTGATGTTGAGTCATCAGCCAAAGATGCTGCTGACGGTTGTCCCGTTGACGCAATTCATGTTGAATAATTATTTAAACTTAATCTATAAAACAAGGAAAAGCGGATCGTCGAACATCCGCTTTTCCTTGTCTGATAAAAGGCTTTATTCTTTATGGCTTGGTTCCGCTTGTTTGGCATATTCCAGCAAACCTTCGATTCCCATGCGATCAATCATACGACCCAATCTTTCTTGGGGTTTGGCATTTTCTCTGTAATAGGCCATTACGGCATCAACCACAGAAATAATTTCCTCTTTTTGCAGGTTTTCCAATAAAATATTTCCCTGCCTTGGTTTAACTCCGCCGTTTCCTCCAACATAGAGGTGATAACCTTTACTGGTTCCCATCAGACCGAGATCAACGGAAGCTGAGTCGGAACATTTATTCGGACATCCTGCTACCCCCATCTTAAATTTGGACGGCAGCTGCATACCATGATAGCGTTTGTCCATCTCCATTCCCAAAGATAAGGTTTCTTGTAAACCTCTTTTGCAAAAAGTATCTCCTGGGCAAACTTTAATACTTCGCACACATAACCCAACAGCATGTCCAGGATCCATGCCCAAGTCTTCCCATACTTTAGGCACATCTTCCGGTTTCAATCCCACGATAGCTATGCGCTGTGCCGATGTCACTTTAAGGGCTTGAGCATGGTATTTTTCCGAAACATCAGCGATTTTACGCAAAATTTCGGGAGTTACAACACCGGCTGGTATATGAGGGGCAATGGAATAAGTTTTTTTATCCATCTGTAAAATACCTCCTGGAGGCTGAGCTTTTGCTGCTGCCTCAGGAGACATTTCACCTTGTCCTACAGAATTCACCTTTTCCAACAGCAAATTGGGATCGATATGGTGCATCTGTGCAGCATTTGCCAATGTTTCATTGACTGAAAAAGCACATCCCAGACAGTGTAGTCCCAACTCCTGCATAGCTTCCACCGTTTTTGGATTAGAAGACATGATGTCCTTCAATTTCATATCAAGTGTAAATCTCATCAACTTATCTCTCCTATCCATGTATAAGCATTGGTAAACAACGCGTGCAGACATGTTTTTCTTCCCCTTGGTGAACATATGTCATTACAGGCGTCAATTCGCTGGTCGTTCCGCAATTTTCACACTCCAATTCGGGAACCTCTTTTTTTACATCTGCCATTTCAATGACCTCCTTTTAT
This Desulfosporosinus orientis DSM 765 DNA region includes the following protein-coding sequences:
- the spo0A gene encoding sporulation transcription factor Spo0A, which encodes MSKKIKILVADDNRNLCQMLQNYLQGQEDLIVIGVANNGLEAWELIQSQEPDLIILDLVMPNLDGLGVLERINSRTSVTRPKIIMLTAFGQESLTHQAMMLGVDYFILKPFDLDILSKRIRSLTQDIPAAPPTQNNSAAPIVTTVGSGLNLHVEVTTMMHQIGIPAHVKGYQYIRDAILMVVEDVSLLGAVTKELYPSIAKKFDTAPSRVERGIRHAIELAWERGHTDTLKRIFGYSMNIERQKPTNSEFIALLADKLRVMSKVS
- a CDS encoding DUF1858 domain-containing protein: MRFTLDMKLKDIMSSNPKTVEAMQELGLHCLGCAFSVNETLANAAQMHHIDPNLLLEKVNSVGQGEMSPEAAAKAQPPGGILQMDKKTYSIAPHIPAGVVTPEILRKIADVSEKYHAQALKVTSAQRIAIVGLKPEDVPKVWEDLGMDPGHAVGLCVRSIKVCPGDTFCKRGLQETLSLGMEMDKRYHGMQLPSKFKMGVAGCPNKCSDSASVDLGLMGTSKGYHLYVGGNGGVKPRQGNILLENLQKEEIISVVDAVMAYYRENAKPQERLGRMIDRMGIEGLLEYAKQAEPSHKE
- a CDS encoding ABC transporter substrate-binding protein, translated to MLSSKRSWPIFITALFLFALILTGCGLAPASTKDHNLVSSTPIDGGTFRFGMISSPSSLEPAFLEEINGIEIGKELYDGLVRYDPKTLEIKPAIAETWDYSQDDKVITFHLRKNVKFHDGTSVKAQDVIDDWNRLAAKDILSPVAFPLKPIVGFAEVNSGEADTLSGLKKIDDYTLEVTLNEKNAAFLTSLGHPSMGIYKIECAEKAGRDFGTPAASPETLIGTGAFKFVKWKSDQEIVIEKFNDYYGVKPHVDNVVYKLYNDESTALNDFRAGNLDYVDMVPPGQRQFVLKNYPNQTINTETLSTQFIGFNLNKEPFKDDVNLRKAIAYALDPQSIVDTILEGASSVSNGPLPSAMPGYDKDLKAPTFDKEKAKDYLIKAGYPDGKGLPPIQYAYNYNVENQKIAEAFQAQLKDVGIQIELKSMEWGSYINALQSGENQMFRVSWVADYPDPDNFLGVLYSKSQWGMNNVIFYSNPEVEKLLAQGLEETDLLKRMDIYKQVQEKLVEDQPALWTFTNSYLRLFGKNVHDLTVSALDQKDMRSVWLSKK
- a CDS encoding YitT family protein, with the protein product MIKYFLGIVLGSTIVSISINTLIIPNDIADGGITGIAIILHYLFNWPVSWAVLLLNLPLFFLGMRIVGRNFLVLSILGVGVLSATLSLTTHLPALTHDTLLAAISGGVLTGIGMGIIFRSRGSLGGTDILAVLLTRKTSFSVGQILLGIDAVIFLCAAILFEPEMAMYAMIYMFIATRVVDLVQEGLSLSKSVLVVTSQPYKIAEDIMAKLERGVTLFQAIGAFSGEEKQVVYCVINRSELSQIKQIVREQDPRAFLAVSEVPEVVGEGFSSWKGH
- a CDS encoding ferredoxin; this encodes MIAEVDKDTCIGCGACPEFCPEVFKMEDDGLAVAYTNPVPSDVESSAKDAADGCPVDAIHVE
- a CDS encoding dTMP kinase — its product is MLKGKLIVIEAGDGSGKATQTKLLFDKFSTSNVKVQKVEFPDYQSDSSALIRMYLKGEFGDEPNAVNPYAASTFYAVDRYASYKKGWEDFYQRGGIILADRYATSNMVHQAAKIEDPVEREDFLQWLWDLEFVKFKLPVPDCVIFLDMHPKYSQILINQRSDQQGIMEKDIHERNYDYLLHSYNNAVGISKAYGWTRVDCIHNGVLREKEDIHQEIYNIVKEVIAK
- a CDS encoding ABC transporter permease, giving the protein MFRIKATKNLTLLGFILVVSFVFIALFAQAIAPYDPLQIALNESLQKPSWAHLMGTDILGRDVFSRIIYGTRTSLTIGVAATGISLVIGVVVGAISGYYGGWIDSLIMRITDVFLAFPFFLLALAIMTFLGSSFMNVFLVLGTVGWTHYARLVRGQVMFVKVSLFIEAARALGAKDSRIVFKHILPSSIAPVIAYMTLNIGSVILAEAGLSFLGMGVHPPAASWGLMLAESKDYFFNASWMVIWPGTAIFLTVLGYNLLGDGLRDALDPRFKQYTKSKSKKGW
- a CDS encoding ABC transporter permease, producing MMIRYIILRILQLIPVLLGISMITFLMMSLIPGDPVAMILGQHISPQTMENIRQELGLDQPLLRQYFHYLWNTLHGDFGRSYIQHQEVSQMLLEKIPVTFCLALLALTIALTLGTLLGVMSAVMKNTVWDTFTTLLVSTGVSLPSFWLGMILQLIFGVVFHSLPVSGIGGEGFDLKYYILPATALGLASMALYARLTRACLLEVLEEDYIRTAYAKGLAKHAVIIKHALRNALIPIVTQAGTDFATLMGGAVLTETIFSLPGVGFMLFNAISRRDYPVVQGVTLFLALVFVVVNLIVDILYVFLDPRIRYE